In the Clostridium sporogenes genome, one interval contains:
- a CDS encoding M48 family metalloprotease: protein MKEYYNSMLKKSILVLVFSFGLIFAIATVLVWKFDLSIWIGVGVCVAIAVIQFLAAPVVIEIVHGVIFEQTDKYVSENVLSFINKTCKEYNIPVPKVGIVKDGNPNAFTYGYVPKNAKLVVTTGLLDILEEEEQKAVIAHELGHIKHYDFIAMMIISLIPMVLYQVYLRTKDKKADAKYLVAIGAYGAYILSGFLVLAFSRIREYYADRFSKEVMGEGENLKNALIKIAYGTASREKDEKPKVSCMAFTNNLQNDGLMLSTYKLENDKKINLNLIKWDLKNPWGKWYEINSTHPLTAKRILALDNKEININDSFVKRIPKFLMEAVINILPYVVFLYSIIIISMNENLKFIGFVKENPLIICLIGISLLVRYYYSYRGGYKEETINELLAIEEASPVKGIPRVVRGKVIGKGIPGLFCSEDLVIDDGTGIILVDYRQPLKIFEWIFGVFKVDKLIDKDVEVIGWYKRGIRPYFVCKYIIKDGKRVQCYNYLLMKICGYLFIILGIILALFKL from the coding sequence TTGAAAGAATATTACAATAGTATGTTAAAAAAATCTATATTAGTTTTAGTATTTTCCTTTGGACTTATATTTGCCATAGCAACAGTTTTAGTTTGGAAATTTGATTTAAGTATATGGATTGGAGTAGGTGTATGTGTAGCTATAGCTGTAATCCAATTTTTAGCTGCACCTGTTGTTATAGAAATTGTGCATGGTGTGATTTTTGAACAAACAGATAAATATGTAAGTGAAAATGTATTAAGTTTTATAAATAAAACCTGTAAGGAGTATAATATCCCTGTTCCAAAGGTAGGAATAGTTAAAGATGGTAACCCTAATGCTTTTACTTATGGATATGTTCCTAAGAATGCTAAACTAGTTGTTACAACAGGACTTTTAGATATATTAGAGGAAGAGGAACAAAAGGCAGTAATAGCTCATGAATTAGGACATATAAAACATTATGATTTTATTGCAATGATGATTATTTCTTTAATACCTATGGTACTTTATCAAGTATATTTAAGAACTAAAGATAAAAAAGCAGATGCAAAGTATTTAGTAGCAATAGGTGCCTATGGAGCATATATATTAAGTGGATTTTTAGTATTGGCTTTTTCAAGAATAAGAGAATATTATGCTGATAGATTTTCTAAAGAAGTGATGGGAGAAGGAGAAAACCTAAAAAATGCCCTAATAAAGATAGCTTATGGAACAGCTAGTAGAGAAAAAGATGAAAAACCTAAAGTATCTTGCATGGCTTTTACTAATAACCTACAAAATGATGGTTTGATGCTTTCAACATATAAATTAGAAAATGATAAGAAGATAAATTTGAATTTAATAAAATGGGACTTAAAAAACCCGTGGGGAAAATGGTATGAAATAAATAGCACTCATCCATTAACTGCAAAGAGAATTTTAGCTTTAGACAACAAAGAAATAAATATAAATGATTCTTTTGTAAAAAGGATACCTAAGTTTTTAATGGAAGCCGTAATCAATATATTACCATATGTTGTATTTTTATATAGTATAATCATTATTTCTATGAATGAAAATTTAAAGTTCATAGGATTTGTAAAAGAAAATCCTTTGATTATATGTCTTATTGGAATTAGTTTATTGGTAAGATATTATTATTCTTATAGAGGAGGATATAAAGAGGAAACTATAAATGAGCTTTTAGCAATAGAAGAAGCTTCACCAGTAAAGGGCATACCAAGAGTTGTAAGAGGTAAAGTTATAGGAAAAGGCATTCCAGGATTATTTTGTAGTGAAGACTTAGTAATTGATGATGGTACAGGAATAATTCTTGTAGACTATAGACAACCACTTAAAATATTTGAATGGATATTTGGTGTGTTTAAAGTAGATAAACTTATAGATAAGGATGTAGAAGTTATAGGCTGGTATAAAAGAGGAATAAGACCATATTTTGTTTGTAAATATATAATAAAAGATGGAAAGCGAGTTCAATGTTACAATTATCTATTAATGAAAATATGCGGATATTTATTTATAATATTAGGAATAATTTTAGCTTTATTTAAGCTTTAA
- a CDS encoding FAD-dependent oxidoreductase — protein sequence MKVVVIGGGWAGCAAAISAKKAGADVSIFEKTDLLLGLGNVGGIMRNNGRFTASEELIALGAGDLINITDENSRHKNIDFPGHKHAWLYDVNKIEPAVKNHMINMGIDIHLISRIVDVKKEEDKIKGIYISDGTYVDGDVFIETTGSTGPMGNCLRYGNGCSMCVLRCPAFGPRVSLTSRAGVEDFQGEREDDLLGAFSGSCKLAKETMSDELVKELDETGSLVLEVPREDINLDKLKMKVCQQYALKEFAENIVILDTGHAKLMTCFYPLEKLRKIKGLEKVKYIDPYAGGKGNSIRYLSVAPRTDDMRVKGLDNLFVGGEKSGLFVGHTEAITTGSLAGHNAVRYCLGMPLLILPRSMALGDLIAYANLKLYTKEGRKNRYTFAGAEYFKRMIEENLYTTDTEEIKKRILKLNLEDALAQRLV from the coding sequence ATGAAAGTTGTAGTTATCGGTGGCGGCTGGGCCGGATGTGCAGCAGCTATAAGTGCTAAAAAGGCTGGTGCTGATGTTAGTATATTTGAAAAAACAGATTTACTTTTAGGATTAGGTAATGTGGGCGGAATAATGAGAAACAATGGAAGATTTACAGCATCAGAAGAGCTTATAGCTTTAGGTGCTGGTGATTTAATAAATATAACAGATGAAAACAGTAGACATAAAAACATAGATTTTCCTGGTCATAAACATGCATGGCTTTATGATGTAAATAAAATAGAACCTGCTGTAAAAAATCATATGATAAATATGGGTATAGATATTCACCTTATTTCTAGAATAGTGGATGTAAAAAAAGAAGAAGATAAGATAAAAGGTATATATATTTCAGACGGAACTTATGTAGATGGCGATGTATTTATAGAAACTACCGGTTCTACAGGCCCTATGGGCAATTGCTTAAGATATGGTAATGGATGTTCTATGTGTGTTCTAAGATGTCCTGCCTTTGGCCCTAGAGTGAGCTTAACTTCAAGAGCTGGAGTAGAAGACTTCCAAGGTGAAAGAGAAGATGATTTATTAGGTGCTTTTAGTGGTTCCTGTAAATTAGCTAAAGAAACTATGTCTGATGAATTGGTAAAAGAACTAGATGAGACTGGATCATTAGTTTTAGAAGTTCCAAGAGAAGACATAAACTTGGATAAATTAAAAATGAAAGTTTGTCAACAATATGCTCTAAAAGAATTTGCGGAAAATATTGTAATACTAGATACAGGACATGCAAAATTAATGACTTGTTTTTATCCTTTAGAAAAGTTAAGAAAAATAAAAGGATTAGAAAAAGTAAAATATATAGATCCTTATGCTGGTGGAAAGGGTAATTCCATAAGATATTTATCTGTGGCTCCAAGAACTGATGATATGAGAGTAAAAGGACTAGACAATCTCTTTGTTGGTGGAGAGAAAAGCGGCTTATTTGTTGGTCATACTGAAGCTATAACTACAGGAAGCTTGGCTGGACACAATGCCGTAAGATACTGTTTAGGTATGCCACTATTAATTCTTCCAAGAAGTATGGCTTTAGGAGATTTAATAGCTTATGCAAATCTTAAACTTTATACAAAGGAAGGTAGAAAGAATAGATATACTTTCGCTGGTGCAGAATATTTTAAGAGAATGATTGAAGAAAACTTATATACTACAGATACAGAAGAAATAAAGAAAAGAATTTTAAAATTAAATTTAGAAGATGCTTTAGCTCAAAGATTAGTATAA
- a CDS encoding zinc ribbon domain-containing protein → MLCPKCKEKISDNSIYCKICGTKLERKEVKQRNSLLDNEKAKNNNKILNKKAIFIVFITLITMIGTGFGTYKYVHAKKFNDLVKDADATFYKNNYNEAIQLYSEALSYKDDGKIKNKLSLAKAYKKNEDIYNQGLELINSKKYLEAIQKFNQVNKEALKIYNDSQEKVKECKQNYINDKLKLVEKNISSKEYEKVMQYLAQIENIDKNNSSVKNLKSTVEQRKEEEKKEKQEKEELNNRKNAESNNKLSKADVYKLLESNGLDEMEAVGPSPLTREKFSTHDEGMYGHDCYYIGGKGGNAILFVVDAITNKLYSCEKIDGRYIELTLIG, encoded by the coding sequence ATGTTGTGTCCTAAATGTAAAGAAAAAATATCAGATAATAGTATATATTGTAAAATATGTGGAACAAAATTAGAAAGAAAAGAAGTAAAGCAAAGAAATAGTCTTTTAGATAACGAAAAAGCAAAAAACAATAATAAAATATTAAATAAAAAAGCAATTTTTATAGTTTTTATAACATTAATAACTATGATTGGTACAGGCTTTGGAACATACAAATATGTACACGCTAAAAAGTTTAATGATTTAGTTAAGGATGCAGATGCAACCTTTTATAAAAATAACTATAACGAAGCAATACAATTATATAGTGAGGCATTATCTTATAAAGATGATGGTAAAATCAAAAATAAACTTTCATTAGCCAAAGCGTATAAGAAAAATGAAGATATATATAATCAAGGCTTAGAGTTAATTAATAGTAAAAAATATTTAGAAGCTATACAAAAATTTAATCAGGTAAATAAAGAAGCACTGAAAATATATAATGATTCACAAGAAAAAGTAAAAGAGTGCAAACAAAACTACATAAATGATAAATTAAAATTAGTTGAAAAAAATATTAGTAGTAAAGAATATGAAAAAGTTATGCAATACTTAGCTCAAATAGAGAATATAGATAAAAATAATTCTAGTGTAAAAAATTTAAAGTCTACTGTTGAACAAAGAAAAGAAGAAGAAAAGAAAGAAAAACAGGAAAAAGAAGAATTAAATAATAGAAAAAATGCTGAATCAAATAATAAACTAAGTAAAGCAGATGTTTATAAATTATTGGAAAGCAATGGTCTAGACGAAATGGAAGCAGTAGGTCCAAGCCCTTTAACAAGAGAAAAATTTTCTACTCATGATGAAGGTATGTATGGTCATGATTGTTATTACATAGGTGGAAAAGGTGGAAATGCAATATTATTTGTAGTTGATGCAATTACAAATAAATTATATTCATGTGAAAAAATAGATGGTAGATATATAGAATTAACACTAATTGGATAG
- a CDS encoding DUF2281 domain-containing protein, whose translation MTLTQKLIELSNDMSEDMLSEVIDFAEYLKGKNNKEHKKLFDEFIKENDIALKELAK comes from the coding sequence ATGACTTTAACACAAAAACTTATAGAATTATCTAATGATATGTCAGAAGATATGTTATCAGAGGTTATAGATTTTGCAGAATATCTAAAGGGAAAAAATAATAAAGAGCATAAAAAATTATTTGATGAATTTATAAAAGAAAATGACATAGCTCTAAAGGAGTTAGCTAAATGA
- a CDS encoding DUF2922 domain-containing protein codes for MNITKYLNLVFKTIEDFTSTIKIPKVKEDITEEKIKNYDKAIVDQNIFQSKNGDLSALKVARFITTETEEIKIEE; via the coding sequence ATGAATATAACAAAATATTTAAATTTAGTGTTTAAAACCATAGAGGATTTTACTTCAACTATAAAAATTCCAAAGGTTAAAGAAGATATAACAGAAGAGAAAATAAAAAATTATGATAAGGCTATAGTAGATCAGAATATATTCCAAAGTAAAAATGGAGATCTTTCAGCACTTAAGGTTGCAAGATTTATAACAACTGAAACAGAAGAAATTAAAATAGAAGAATAA
- a CDS encoding endonuclease/exonuclease/phosphatase family protein, which translates to MYIINSNLSSYLYYKKNINVKKCTNQNLRSSVMEFTVIEWNINHRLGHSKSNMPMWVAYVISKEEADIVILTECSYRVKNWPIVKNIAFNRDKYTIFESNNDQGGNNDVVIAVNKKKINVLYTKSYFPCNHNTPDHLEVKCKCKETGKEFVVVGMRIHALGITDKEKEAEFQLVLDGLTGEENVIIGGDFNNYRRGYNASNHWHMTKIDEIINGKFVRKTPERSSIYKDVDTNDEFCFAEDHFFIKGIHVDTFKLYPYDRSFTKEDTIIYQCGNDFQKYIGKDQNGNNIYNNVPDPYPDHAILKAKFEL; encoded by the coding sequence ATGTATATTATAAATTCAAATTTATCGAGTTATTTATATTATAAAAAAAATATAAACGTAAAGAAATGTACAAATCAGAATTTAAGGAGTAGCGTTATGGAATTTACTGTAATAGAATGGAATATTAATCATCGTTTAGGACATTCAAAATCAAATATGCCAATGTGGGTTGCTTATGTAATTAGTAAGGAAGAAGCGGATATAGTTATCTTAACGGAATGTAGTTATAGAGTAAAGAACTGGCCAATTGTTAAAAACATAGCCTTTAATAGGGATAAATATACTATATTTGAGAGCAATAATGATCAAGGTGGGAATAATGATGTTGTAATTGCTGTTAATAAGAAAAAGATCAATGTATTATATACAAAATCATATTTTCCGTGTAATCATAATACACCTGATCATTTGGAGGTCAAATGTAAGTGTAAAGAAACAGGTAAAGAATTCGTGGTAGTAGGTATGAGAATTCACGCTCTCGGTATAACTGATAAAGAAAAAGAAGCAGAGTTTCAACTTGTTTTAGATGGGTTGACTGGTGAAGAAAACGTCATAATCGGTGGAGATTTTAATAATTACAGACGAGGTTATAATGCCTCAAATCATTGGCATATGACTAAAATTGATGAGATTATCAATGGTAAATTTGTGAGAAAAACACCTGAGCGTTCAAGCATTTATAAAGATGTTGATACGAATGATGAATTCTGCTTTGCTGAAGATCATTTTTTTATAAAAGGAATCCATGTGGATACTTTCAAATTGTATCCTTATGACAGATCATTTACTAAAGAAGATACAATAATTTATCAATGCGGTAATGATTTTCAAAAGTATATTGGGAAGGATCAAAATGGAAACAATATATATAATAATGTCCCAGATCCATATCCAGACCATGCTATTCTAAAGGCAAAGTTCGAATTATAG
- a CDS encoding winged helix DNA-binding protein, producing MDNHRALFLIQQIYSTIFSLTNKLQIKGDGYYEHLTSRQFMAIVGILHLPEDETTLNNIARKLGTTKQSVKRLITIIENKGYVITVPSKIDKRAVNIKITEHGKQIIKECSEPAMKFFSDLSKDFSIEEMEILWRLLKKLYRFDGEEQDGFEEEVYYKIDEIQNE from the coding sequence ATGGATAATCATAGAGCACTATTTTTAATACAGCAAATTTATTCAACGATTTTTTCTCTCACTAATAAGCTTCAAATAAAAGGTGATGGATATTATGAACATTTAACAAGCAGACAGTTTATGGCTATAGTAGGAATTCTTCATTTGCCAGAAGATGAGACAACACTCAATAATATTGCTAGAAAACTAGGTACAACTAAGCAGAGTGTGAAACGGTTGATAACTATTATAGAAAATAAAGGATATGTCATTACTGTACCTAGCAAAATAGATAAACGTGCAGTTAATATTAAAATCACAGAACATGGAAAACAGATTATCAAAGAATGTAGTGAACCAGCAATGAAGTTTTTTTCAGACCTTTCTAAAGATTTTTCAATTGAAGAAATGGAAATATTGTGGAGGTTGTTGAAAAAATTGTACAGATTTGATGGTGAAGAGCAAGATGGTTTTGAAGAAGAAGTTTACTATAAAATTGATGAAATACAAAACGAATAA
- a CDS encoding alpha/beta fold hydrolase, with product MKNKSRRLIYYEEYVHINGINQYLFHAGTKYENPVMLFLHGGPGFAESSLSYIFQEKWEEIFTVVHWDQRGAGKTLIKNPDKHPTIYLMLKDLFEIIKYLKEKYNKQKIIIIGHSWGTVLGSMFIKKYPEEVAYYIGVGQVISMFENERLGYEKVRRLALQANDKKSLRKLETLGDYPGDNHGINFKKKSEKVRVIQGKYNLAVNWNFSTIIDLIKSPIFKLSDIYALIKMDKVNEEIIEFWSKFDIRLQSTKFKVPIYYILGENDWQTPYIIAEEYFKRIDAPHKKLYLIPNAGYMTMVDQSNLFFKSLLEINNEEKS from the coding sequence ATGAAAAATAAGTCTAGGAGATTAATTTATTATGAGGAATATGTGCATATTAATGGTATAAATCAATATTTATTTCATGCTGGTACGAAGTATGAAAATCCAGTAATGTTGTTTTTACATGGTGGACCTGGTTTCGCAGAATCATCACTTTCATATATTTTTCAAGAAAAATGGGAAGAAATTTTTACAGTAGTTCACTGGGATCAACGTGGTGCTGGAAAAACTCTTATTAAGAATCCAGATAAACACCCTACTATTTATTTAATGTTAAAGGATTTGTTTGAAATTATTAAGTATCTAAAAGAAAAATATAATAAACAAAAAATAATTATAATTGGTCATTCGTGGGGAACCGTTTTAGGAAGTATGTTTATAAAGAAATATCCAGAAGAGGTAGCTTATTATATTGGGGTTGGACAAGTTATTAGTATGTTTGAAAATGAGCGTCTTGGTTACGAAAAGGTTAGAAGATTAGCTTTACAGGCTAATGATAAAAAATCTCTAAGAAAGCTTGAAACTTTAGGTGATTATCCAGGGGACAACCATGGTATTAACTTTAAAAAAAAATCTGAGAAAGTACGTGTGATTCAAGGTAAATATAATTTAGCTGTTAATTGGAATTTCTCCACAATTATAGATTTAATAAAAAGTCCTATTTTCAAATTATCAGATATTTATGCATTGATAAAAATGGATAAAGTAAATGAAGAAATAATAGAATTCTGGAGTAAATTTGATATAAGATTACAATCAACAAAATTTAAAGTGCCAATTTATTATATTTTAGGTGAAAATGATTGGCAAACTCCATATATTATAGCAGAAGAATACTTTAAAAGGATTGATGCACCACATAAAAAATTGTATTTAATACCTAATGCAGGATATATGACAATGGTAGATCAATCTAACTTATTTTTTAAATCTTTGTTAGAGATTAATAACGAAGAGAAAAGCTAA
- a CDS encoding PadR family transcriptional regulator codes for MQLDKEILKGYIDTMILSVLQNDDIYGYEIAKRIKEKSKEQFEMKEATLYVSLKRLEKKNYLEGYWNDNEGSNGGRRRYYTITDEGRNYFLIKVKEWGFLKSLLNNFMEVIVDE; via the coding sequence ATGCAACTTGATAAAGAAATACTGAAGGGATATATTGACACAATGATATTAAGTGTTTTGCAAAATGATGATATCTATGGATATGAAATTGCTAAAAGGATAAAAGAAAAATCAAAGGAACAATTTGAAATGAAGGAAGCTACTTTATATGTATCTCTAAAACGGTTAGAAAAAAAGAATTATTTAGAAGGATACTGGAATGATAATGAAGGTAGTAATGGTGGAAGAAGGAGATATTATACAATCACTGATGAAGGCAGAAATTATTTTTTAATTAAGGTAAAAGAATGGGGATTTTTAAAGTCATTATTAAATAACTTTATGGAGGTTATAGTAGATGAATAA
- a CDS encoding permease prefix domain 1-containing protein — protein sequence MNKIEEYIDNIYGNFDNSDKDTKILKEEMRNHLYEEVEELEKQGLSKEESISRVLKHFGEENDVVDEMNYVLKNRSIFTKMLIKAGVAIFIIGCLFQIIGIFSDNGALKYFSGELSENGFKNISYLLFMISLATWDIAFYYYYFIKKMELVLMSFIFCDFVICVPLVFVSMYFPHHKIQGLVFILGITFIITLILRVYYVKRKRWN from the coding sequence ATGAATAAAATTGAAGAATATATTGATAATATTTATGGGAATTTTGACAATTCAGATAAAGATACAAAAATATTAAAAGAAGAAATGAGAAATCATTTGTATGAAGAAGTGGAAGAATTAGAAAAGCAAGGACTAAGCAAGGAGGAAAGTATATCTAGGGTTTTGAAGCACTTTGGAGAAGAAAATGACGTAGTAGATGAAATGAACTATGTATTAAAGAATCGCAGTATATTTACAAAAATGCTCATTAAAGCAGGTGTTGCTATATTTATTATAGGTTGTTTGTTTCAAATTATTGGTATATTTTCTGATAATGGAGCTCTTAAGTATTTTAGTGGAGAGTTAAGTGAAAATGGATTTAAAAATATTTCATATTTGTTATTTATGATTTCTTTAGCTACTTGGGATATAGCTTTCTATTATTATTATTTTATTAAAAAGATGGAATTAGTATTGATGTCTTTTATATTTTGCGATTTTGTAATATGTGTACCTCTTGTGTTTGTATCTATGTATTTCCCACATCATAAAATACAAGGCTTGGTTTTTATATTAGGAATTACTTTCATAATAACTTTAATTTTACGAGTATACTATGTTAAAAGGAAAAGATGGAACTAA
- a CDS encoding nucleotidyltransferase domain-containing protein, with product MNIEDIKQKLNSKEYDFLRNDEHLGKNIILLTTGGSYAYGTNVESSDLDIRGIVSEKIEELIGLSSFEQFENKETDTTIYALNKVIKLMLNNNPNIIELFGTKDEHLFICNQYGKLLRDNVNLFLSKKVIHSFGGYATAQLRRLQNALARDSYPQSEKENHILNSIKNQMVSFEDRYKEITNENINLYIDKSEKIDLDSEIFMNVNLKNYPLRDFKNIYSEMSNIVKDYEKLNHRNSKKDELHLNKHALHLIRLLKMGTELLEGKGINTYREKDQSLLLDIRNGKYSYEEIFEMVDEYEKDFKYASDNTDLPNIPNHKKVEELVIEINKGVINNAK from the coding sequence ATGAATATAGAGGATATAAAACAAAAGCTAAATAGCAAAGAATATGATTTTTTAAGAAACGATGAACATTTAGGAAAGAATATAATTTTACTAACTACGGGAGGAAGTTATGCCTATGGTACTAATGTTGAAAGTAGTGATTTAGATATAAGAGGCATAGTTTCAGAAAAAATAGAAGAATTAATAGGATTATCTTCATTTGAACAGTTTGAAAATAAAGAAACAGATACCACAATATATGCATTAAATAAAGTTATAAAGTTAATGCTTAATAATAATCCCAATATAATAGAACTGTTTGGAACAAAGGATGAACATTTATTTATTTGTAACCAATATGGTAAATTATTAAGAGATAATGTAAACTTATTCTTATCTAAAAAAGTAATACATAGTTTTGGTGGGTATGCTACAGCTCAGCTAAGAAGACTTCAAAATGCTTTAGCTAGAGATTCTTATCCTCAATCTGAAAAGGAGAATCACATATTAAATAGTATAAAGAATCAAATGGTATCTTTTGAAGATAGATATAAAGAAATTACAAATGAAAATATTAATTTGTATATAGATAAATCTGAAAAAATAGATTTAGATAGTGAAATATTTATGAATGTTAATCTAAAAAATTATCCTTTAAGAGATTTCAAAAATATATATTCAGAAATGAGTAATATAGTTAAAGATTATGAGAAGTTGAATCATAGAAATAGCAAAAAAGATGAGTTACATTTAAATAAACATGCTTTACATTTGATTAGATTATTAAAAATGGGAACAGAATTACTAGAAGGTAAAGGAATAAATACATATAGAGAAAAAGATCAAAGTTTATTATTGGATATAAGAAATGGTAAGTATAGTTATGAAGAAATATTTGAAATGGTAGATGAATATGAAAAAGATTTTAAATATGCATCTGATAATACAGATTTACCTAACATACCTAATCATAAAAAAGTAGAAGAGTTAGTTATAGAAATTAATAAAGGTGTGATAAATAATGCTAAATAA
- a CDS encoding HD domain-containing protein, whose protein sequence is MLNKNIKIEIPKGVECIINNLQNNNYEAYIVGGAVRDSLLERKVNDWDITTSAKPQEVVNIFENLGYKIIPTGLKHGTVTILINSIGYEVTTFRIDGEYEDNRRPKEVKFTSNIEEDLKRRDLTINAMAYNDKTGLVDYFDGLEDLNNKIIRCVGNSKDRFNEDSLRMLRCIRFATQLNFHMEESTKLNIKELSRNITNVSMERIRDELCKILVSNKPVYGIKNIVESNLVDYIIPELKDCIGFEQYNIHHDKDVYGHILSVVGNVPNKLELRLAALLHDIAKPKCFSMGDNGQGHFYGHQKISADMTKDILKRLKFDNKTIDKVDKLVYNHMTRYDKLRTPSIKKFINKVGIDNLDDLFELQIADIKGSSKEYHNFDNVLNLKIKCEKILREKQPLTVKELDINGSDLIKLGINQGKEIGIMLNKLLDIVLENPNLNNKEDLIKIVIGENNLKSNLSH, encoded by the coding sequence ATGCTAAATAAAAATATAAAAATTGAAATACCTAAAGGGGTAGAGTGTATTATAAATAATTTGCAAAATAATAATTATGAAGCATACATAGTTGGCGGTGCAGTTAGAGATAGTTTACTTGAAAGAAAAGTTAATGATTGGGATATAACTACTAGTGCTAAGCCACAGGAAGTAGTGAATATATTTGAAAATTTAGGATACAAAATTATACCTACAGGATTAAAACATGGAACTGTAACAATATTAATTAATTCTATAGGTTATGAAGTAACCACATTCAGAATTGATGGAGAATATGAAGATAACAGACGTCCTAAAGAGGTTAAGTTTACATCAAATATAGAAGAGGATTTAAAGCGTAGAGATTTAACTATTAATGCAATGGCTTACAATGATAAAACTGGATTAGTAGATTATTTTGATGGATTAGAAGATTTAAATAATAAAATAATTAGATGTGTAGGGAATTCAAAAGATAGATTTAATGAAGATTCACTAAGAATGTTAAGATGTATAAGATTTGCTACACAATTGAATTTTCATATGGAAGAATCTACAAAACTTAATATAAAAGAATTAAGTAGAAATATAACTAATGTATCTATGGAAAGAATTAGAGATGAATTATGCAAAATATTAGTAAGTAATAAACCTGTTTATGGTATAAAAAACATAGTTGAATCAAATTTGGTAGATTATATTATTCCTGAATTAAAAGATTGCATAGGCTTTGAACAATATAATATACATCATGATAAAGATGTATATGGTCATATATTATCTGTAGTAGGAAATGTACCCAATAAATTAGAATTAAGATTAGCAGCATTATTACATGATATAGCAAAACCTAAATGTTTCAGCATGGGGGATAATGGACAAGGACATTTTTATGGTCATCAAAAGATAAGTGCAGATATGACTAAAGATATATTAAAAAGATTGAAATTTGATAATAAGACAATAGATAAGGTAGATAAATTAGTGTATAATCATATGACTAGATACGATAAACTAAGAACTCCTAGCATAAAAAAGTTTATTAATAAAGTAGGGATCGATAATTTAGATGATTTATTTGAGTTGCAAATAGCTGATATAAAAGGAAGTTCTAAAGAATATCATAATTTTGATAATGTATTAAATTTAAAAATAAAATGTGAAAAAATACTTAGAGAAAAGCAACCTTTAACAGTTAAGGAATTAGATATTAATGGAAGTGATTTAATTAAGTTAGGAATAAATCAGGGAAAAGAAATAGGTATTATGTTAAATAAATTATTAGATATAGTTTTAGAAAATCCTAATTTAAATAATAAAGAAGACTTAATTAAAATAGTCATAGGAGAAAATAATCTAAAAAGTAACCTTAGTCATTGA
- a CDS encoding sigma-70 family RNA polymerase sigma factor, giving the protein MTVIEKEQFGDFIKQYERLIITICLSFTKNYFDAEDLAQQTFLAAYQNYERFDGKNLKAWLTTIAANKCKDYLKSKERTTVSLSEKHYEGLKDHGDSPEETVVKKNTIERIYRLCNKLKEPYKTVAISYFCKDIKLSHLAKETGKNIKTLETQLYRSKKLLKDLWKEEFM; this is encoded by the coding sequence GTGACAGTTATTGAAAAAGAACAATTTGGAGATTTTATAAAACAATATGAACGGCTAATTATTACTATTTGTCTATCCTTTACAAAAAATTATTTTGATGCAGAAGATTTAGCACAACAAACTTTTTTAGCTGCATATCAAAATTATGAAAGATTTGATGGGAAAAACCTTAAAGCTTGGCTTACTACAATTGCTGCAAATAAGTGCAAGGATTATCTTAAGAGTAAAGAAAGAACAACTGTTAGCTTGTCTGAGAAACATTATGAAGGATTAAAAGATCATGGAGATTCTCCTGAGGAAACAGTAGTGAAAAAGAATACTATTGAGAGAATATATAGATTATGCAATAAGTTAAAAGAGCCTTATAAAACTGTAGCTATAAGCTACTTTTGCAAAGACATTAAACTTTCACATTTGGCAAAAGAAACTGGTAAAAATATTAAAACTTTAGAAACCCAACTTTATAGGTCGAAAAAATTACTAAAGGATTTATGGAAGGAGGAGTTTATGTGA